Proteins co-encoded in one Gossypium arboreum isolate Shixiya-1 chromosome 11, ASM2569848v2, whole genome shotgun sequence genomic window:
- the LOC108473822 gene encoding myosin-binding protein 1: MGRGGTSSANTGRISRRFSTALSSAFFEWLLLFMLFIDAIVSYLIKKFAHKCELRTPCMLCSRLDHVFGKEKQKFYIDLVCNDHKLEISSLVYCHAHNKLVDVHGMCESCLFSFATMNKSNAETYRLLVGKLGDFDCGLEEDPSLGNHKLGCSTKRHCSCCSEPWMPREYVKTSIQTRSAVFPDTKFDLPLPVSVEHGHDEQNRSGDVSVLVQATHQRKNQPDPLSHVVYSELQIDSESESEVKNDAGGEEDGIIIQTHHLKQDLVDQHVQPESQTFTLSDNFASEKFMDPVSALKPSIFISQSESESESAIIEPLGTIPAESTDLKQHGLEELNWEQASTKIEPSASSKLISIDDVPFSSIDKEASIDVSTEMNLSSVDKVSPLSNAGEIPNQGSEDNKLISLDFLSLFPIDNETLVEVPKESKNISVDNVSPSNVAASSVKESKENSVMETPEVEKISEAKREGIHISAEQPLPIPESPVEENRVINGNSIQAINSLDLSDAYKLAVGSKGRQLSGLLVEQWIGRDSSRLSEDLKVLLSQLSSRGMEQLMSDVSPRIAASPRIAVSPRISINSDDLKASDSSAFNGIEILQRRVSLERNESGLSLDGSIVSEIEGESVVDRLKRQVEHDRKLLSVLYKELEEERNASAVATNQAMAMITRLQEEKATLQMEALQHLRLMEEQAEYDMEALQNTNDLLAEKEKEIQDLEAELEFYRMKFPNEFMPEDIVKSAYNLQITRDTMDHLEANSIEEKAILHTDTVTGKPNIGSTVEETYQSFEDTNKVTMKNPLSEHEHGYQEELIP; the protein is encoded by the exons ATGGGTAGAGGGGGTACTTCATCTGCTAACACGGGGAGAATTTCCCGTCGGTTTAGTACGGCCTTATCATCAGCCTTTTTTGAATGGCTGTTGCTTTTTATGCTCTTCATTGATGCTATAGTTTCATACCTAATAAAAAAATTTGCTCATAAATGCGAATTGCGAACCCCGTGTATGCTATGCTCCAGACTTGATCATGTTTTTGGCAAAGAAAAACAGAAGTTTTATATTGATCTTGTATGTAATGATCATAAGTTGGAGATTTCATCCTTAGTTTATTGTCATGCTCACAACAAGCTTGTTGATGTTCATGGAATGTGCGAAAGTTGCCTTTTCTCATTTGCTACAATGAATAAGTCTAATGCCGAAACCTATAGGTTATTGGTCGGAAAGTTGGGGGATTTTGATTGTGGTCTTGAGGAGGATCCTTCACTTGGGAATCATAAACTTGGATGTTCAACTAAAAGACACTGTTCTTGTTGCAGTGAACCATGGATGCCAAGAGAGTATGTCAAAACATCGATTCAGACTCGATCGGCTGTGTTTCCGGATACTAAATTTGATCTACCTTTACCGGTTTCTGTAGAACATGGTCATGATGAGCAGAACAGAAGTGGCGATGTGTCTGTTTTGGTTCAAGCTACACATCAGAGGAAAAATCAGCCTGATCCTTTATCTCATGTAGTATATTCGGAGCTTCAGATTGATTCGGAGTCAGAATCTGAAGTGAAAAACGATGCTGGCGGCGAGGAAGATGGCATAATTATCCAAACTCATCATCTAAAACAAGATCTTGTTGATCAACACGTGCAGCCAGAGTCTCAAACTTTTACTTTATCTGACAATTTTGCTTCAGAGAAATTCATGGATCCTGTTTCTGCACTTAAGCCTTCAATATTCATTTcacaatcagaatcagaatcagaatcagccATCATTGAGCCTCTTGGCACTATACCAGCGGAATCTACTGATTTGAAACAACATGGCTTGGAGGAACTCAATTGGGAGCAAGCCAGTACCAAAATCGAGCCATCCGCTTCTTCTAAGCTTATTTCTATTGATGATGTCCCTTTCTCATCGATAGACAAGGAAGCTTCTATCGATGTGTCAACAGAAATGAATCTTAGTTCCGTTGATAAGGTCTCTCCATTGTCGAATGCTGGTGAAATTCCTAATCAAGGGTCGGAAGATAATAAGCTTATTTcccttgattttctttctttgtttccaATCGACAATGAAACTCTGGTTGAAGTACCAAAGGAAAGTAAGAACATTTCCGTCGACAATGTTTCTCCATCAAATGTTGCTGCATCTTCCGTcaaagaatcaaaagaaaata GTGTCATGGAAACTCCTGAAGTTGAGAAGATATCTGAGGCAAAGCGTGAAGGAATCCACATATCGGCAGAACAGCCACTTCCAATACCTGAATCACCGGTGGAAGAAAACCGTGTCATTAATGGCAATAGCATCCAAGCGATCAATTCATTGGACCTAAGCGATGCTTATAAGCTAGCTGTAGGTAGTAAAGGTAGACAGTTATCTGGTTTGCTTGTTGAACAATGGATTGGAAGAGATTCTTCTAGACTTAGTGAAGATTTAAAGGTCTTATTGTCGCAATTATCTTCTCGAGGGATGGAGCAATTGATGAGCGATGTAAGTCCTAGGATCGCTGCAAGTCCGAGGATTGCTGTAAGTCCAAGGATATCTATAAACAGTGATGATTTAAAAGCCTCAGATTCTTCTGCATTTAATGGAATTGAGATACTTCAAAGGAGGGTCTCATTGGAGAGAAATGAGTCTGGTTTATCATTAGATGGAAGCATTGTTAGCGAAATCGAAGGTGAAAGCGTGGTTGATCGGCTGAAACGACAGGTTGAGCATGACAGGAAACTATTGAGTGTTTTGTATAAGGAATTGGAAGAAGAAAGAAACGCGTCTGCAGTCGCTACAAATCAAGCGATGGCCATGATTACTCGACTGCAGGAAGAGAAGGCAACGCTTCAAATGGAAGCCTTGCAGCACCTGAGACTGATGGAAGAACAAGCTGAGTACGATATGGAAGCACTGCAAAACACAAACGACCTTCTTGCTGAGAAAGAGAAAGAGATTCAAGATCTAGAAGCCGAGCTAGAGTTTTACAGGATGAAGTTCCCCAATGAATTCATGCCGGAGGACATAGTGAAGTCAGCATACAATTTGCAAATAACACGGGACACAATGGATCATTTAGAAGCTAATAGTATTGAAGAAAAGGCAATCTTACATACAGATACAGTTACCGGAAAACCGAACATCGGCTCCACAGTTGAAGAAACATATCAATCATTTGAGGACACAAACAAAGTCACCATGAAGAATCCATTGTCTGAACATGAACATGGGTACCAAGAAGAACTCATTCCTTGA
- the LOC128279325 gene encoding LOW QUALITY PROTEIN: phosphoribosylaminoimidazole carboxylase, chloroplastic (The sequence of the model RefSeq protein was modified relative to this genomic sequence to represent the inferred CDS: substituted 1 base at 1 genomic stop codon) — translation MGSDSDLPVMKDAARILNMFGVSTEVRIVSAHRTSELMNSYASSAREXGIQVIIAGAGGAAHLPGMVASLTPLPVIGLPVRASTLDGIDSLLSIVQMPRGVPVATVAVNNATNTGLLAVRMLGVGDADLLARMNQYQEDTRDHVLTKAEKLRKDGWEVYLNQ, via the exons ATGGGTTCGGATTCAGATCTTCCAGTTATGAAGGATGCAGCTAGAATCTTAAATATGTTTGGTGTGTCTACTGag GTTCGGATAGTCTCAGCACACCGGACCTCTGAACTGATGAACTCTTATGCCTCCTCTGCTCGGGAGTGAGGCATTCAGGTTATCATTGCTGGCGCTGGTGGTGCAGCTCACTTACCAG GTATGGTAGCTTCACTTACACCTTTACCTGTTATCGGTCTCCCTGTCCGTGCTTCTACATTGGACGGAATCGATTCACTCTTGTCAATCGTGCAG ATGCCAAGGGGTGTTCCTGTTGCAACGGTTGCAGTAAACAACGCTACAAACACAGGATTGCTGGCAGTAAGGATGTTGGGAGTTGGTGATGCTGATCTATTGGCGAG AATGAATCAGTATCAAGAAGACACAAGGGACCATGTCTTGACAAAAGCTGAGAAGCTACGGAAGGATGGTTGGGAAGTTTATTTAAATCAGTAA
- the LOC108472012 gene encoding phosphoribosylaminoimidazole carboxylase, chloroplastic-like, producing the protein MAIKVMVLDPSENCPASALAYDHMVGSFDDSATLEEFAKTCGVLTVEIEHVDVATLEKLEQQGIDCEPKASTIRIIQINNLEETKRAGELYGYPLMIKSKRLAYDGQGNVVAKSEGESSSAIDVLGGFGRGLYVEKWAPFIKELAVNVARGIDNSILCYPVVETIHKENICHIVKAPADVPWRIRKLANDVAYKAISSLEGAGVFAVELFLTRDGQILLNEVAPRPHNSGHHTIESCYTSQFEQHLGAVVGLPLGDPSMKTPAAIMYNLLSEDEGEPGFKVAHQLIARALEIPGATAHWYDKPEMRRQRKMGHITLVGPSVGVLEARLKSMLREEGYENPNEGQLT; encoded by the exons ATGGCCATTAAAGTTATGGTTTTGGACCCTTCAGAGAATTGCCCGGCCAGTGCCCTTGCTTATGATCACATGGTTGGGAGCTTTGATGACAGTGCTACTCTTGAAGAATTTGCTAAAAC ATGTGGAGTTTTGACGGTTGAAATTGAACATGTGGATGTTGCAACTCTAGAGAAGCTTGAACAACAAGGAATTGATTGTGAACCTAAAGCTTCTACCATTCGAATTATTCAA ATTAATAATCTAGAAGAAACCAAGAGAGCAGGTGAACTATATGGCTATCCTCTTATGATTAAGAGCAAGAGGTTAGcttatgatgggcaaggaaatgTTGTTGCAAAGAGTGAAGGAGAAAGCTCTTCGGCCATAGATG TCCTTGGTGGATTTGGTCGTGGCCTGTATGTTGAGAAATGGGCTCCTTTCATAAAG GAGTTGGCTGTCAACGTGGCAAGAGGAATAGATAACTCTATCCTGTGCTATCCAGTTGTTGAAACTATTCACAA GGAAAACATATGTCACATTGTTAAGGCACCTGCTGACGTGCCATGGAGGATCAGAAAACTTGCAAATGATGTTGCATATAAAGCTATAAGTTCATTAGAAGGTGCTGGTGTCTTTGCAGTGGAGTTGTTTTTGACGAGGGATGGTCAG ATTCTACTAAATGAAGTAGCTCCAAGACCTCATAATAGTGGTCATCACACTATTGAGTCCTGCTATACATCACAGTTTGAACAGCATTTGGGGGCTGTTGTTGGTCTTCCTCTCGGTGATCCATCCATGAAAACTCCAGCTGCTATCATGTACAATCTACTGAGTGAGGATGAA GGGGAGCCAGGTTTCAAAGTGGCACATCAACTAATAGCAAGGGCACTGGAGATTCCAGGAGCTACTGCTCATTGGTATGATAAGCCAG AAATGCGAAGGCAAAGGAAGATGGGTCATATAACTCTTGTTGGCCCTTCTGTTGGTGTTTTAGAAGCACGGCTGAAATCAATGCTGAGGGAAGAAGGTTATGAAAATCCGAATGAAGGTCAGTTGACCTAG